A genome region from Pygocentrus nattereri isolate fPygNat1 chromosome 10, fPygNat1.pri, whole genome shotgun sequence includes the following:
- the prph2la gene encoding photoreceptor outer segment membrane glycoprotein 2: MAVLRVKFTKSQRDKLAQVLWLLNWVSVVTGIILFSLGLFLKVEINKRRELMAERAIHSVPNMLIAVGLIACIINFVGGKICYDCADTNKFLRWKLVMLPYIICTFFFTLCVLVGALMCYSMHGELEESLALGLSDAMRYYKDTDTPGRCFLKRTIDLLQIQFQCCGNKGHRDWFQIQWISNRYLDMSKQEVLDRLRSNVEGKYLMDGVPFSCCNVNSPRHCIQYQLTNNSAHFNYDYKTEDLNLWKSGCHQALVEYYTNIMHSIGLTVLLIWLFELSVLTGVRYLQTALENVLRQGDPESESDGWLLENSFVETARSNFNIIKNLGKCNQVDTTVNGDPNIDKPCTAHYGPDNVPPKQTPVAS; this comes from the exons ATGGCTGTTCTACGGGTAAAGTTCACTAAAAGCCAGAGGGACAAGCTGGCTCAGGTGCTATGGCTGCTGAATTGGGTCTCTGTAGTGACAGGGATCATCCTCTTCAGCCTGGGCCTTTTTCTCAAAGTGGAGATCAACAAGAGGAGGGAGCTAATGGCCGAGAGGGCGATTCACTCTGTGCCAAACATGCTTATTGCGGTGGGGCTGATAGCTTGCATAATCAACTTTGTAGGAGGAAAGATCTGCTATGACTGCGCGGACACCAACAAGTTTTTGCGCTGGAAGCTGGTGATGCTTCCTTACATCATTTGTACGTTCTTCTTCACCTTGTGTGTGCTGGTCGGAGCACTAATGTGCTACAGTATGCATGGGGAACTGGAGGAATCCCTGGCGCTGGGACTAAGCGATGCAATGCGCTACTATAAGGACACAGATACACCAGGCCGCTGCTTTCTAAAGCGCACCATAGACCTGCTGCAGATCCAgttccagtgctgtggaaataAAGGCCATAGAGACTGGTTCCAGATCCAGTGGATCAGCAATCGCTACTTGGACATGTCCAAACAAGAAGTGCTGGA tcgTTTACGCAGTAACGTAGAGGGAAAGTACCTGATGGATGGTGTACCTTTCAGCTGCTGTAATGTCAACTCACCTCGACACTGCATTCAGTATCAACTCACCAACAACTCAGCACATTTTAACTATGACTACAAAACTGAGGACCTCAACTTATGGAAGAGTGGCTGTCACCAGGCCTTGGTGGAGTACTACACCAACATAATGCACTCAATTGGTCTTACGGTGCTTCTCATCTGGCTCTTTGAG CTCTCCGTGCTTACTGGTGTACGTTACCTGCAAACAGCCCTGGAGAACGTCCTGCGACAAGGAGATCCTGAGTCCGAATCGGATGGATGGTTGTTGGAGAACAGCTTTGTAGAGACTGCACGTTCGAACTTCAACATAATCAAAAATCTGGGAAAATGCAACCAAGTCGACACAACAGTAAACGGAGACCCCAACATTGACAAACCGTGTACAGCACACTATGGCCCTGACAACGTACCTCCAAAGCAAACACCTGTGGCCAGTTAA